From a single Pleurodeles waltl isolate 20211129_DDA chromosome 8, aPleWal1.hap1.20221129, whole genome shotgun sequence genomic region:
- the LOC138249665 gene encoding tyrosinase-like: MLLCLTLLALCLIPRVRTQFPRDCATQESLANKHCCPTWNDGSKCGNASGRGYCGPCPGFQDELNHRVEDKRLNWPRNFYDEICICNYPYSGPDCGRCMFNHHGGNCTEKYVVVRREIRDLSCRERVDFINALNLAKMTMSKSFVILAGGTMENDTTTYTFKNASIMDCLVASHTLNSKYVLENGTFTLQDLIHRSSAFCTWHRYYILSLEQELQELSFNPQISMPYWDWTKDNHTCGICKDDLVGAINLDGSLSPYSIFSNWKVACSDSDVYSFCIEDENECEIPRLFREPGVNAPHLPTTNDVKELMKWRLYDTPPYNSESNMSFRNCLEGEAATGHLEATQQTPTTPPRGSPQ, encoded by the exons ATGCTGCTGTGCCTTACCCTTTTGGCTCTCTGTCTCATTCCCAGAGTGCGCACACAGTTCCCACGGGACTGTGCTACTCAGGAGTCCTTAGCTAACAAGCACTGCTGCCCGACTTGGAACGATGGCAGCAAATGTGGGAACGCTTCTGGGCGCGGGTACTGCGGACCATGTCCAGGCTTCCAGGATGAGCTTAACCATCGAGTGGAAGATAAACGACTGAATTGGCCAAGGAACTTCTATGATGAAATCTGTATATGCAACTATCCTTATTCTGGACCTGATTGTGGGAGGTGTATGTTCAACCACCATGGAGGAAACTGCACAGAGAAGTATGTAGTTGTTCGGCGGGAAATTCGCGACCTCTCCTGTAGGGAGAGGGTGGACTTCATCAAtgccttaaatttagctaaaatgaCCATGAGTAAGTCATTTGTTATTCTAGCTGGTGGGACCATGGAGAATGATACAACAACATATACCTTTAAAAATGCTTCCATCATGGATTGCCTCGTTGCGTCACACACCCTCAACTCAAAGTATGTGCTTGAAAATGGCACCTTTACGCTCCAGGATCTCATCCACCGAAGCTCAGCGTTCTGCACTTGGCATCGCTATTACATTCTGAGTCTAGAACAGGAGTTACAGGAGCTCAGCTTTAACCCTCAGATATCCATGCCCTACTGGGACTGGACGAAAGACAATCACACCTGTGGTATCTGCAAGGATGACCTTGTGGGAGCAATCAACCTGGATGGATCCCTTAGCCCGTACAGCATCTTCTCTAACTGGAAG GTTGCTTGCAGTGATTCAGACGTTTACTCCTTCTGTATTGAAGATGAAAATGAATGTGAGATACCTCGTCTCTTTCGAGAACCTGGAGTGAATGCACCACATTTGCCTACCACAAATGATGTGAAGGAACTCATGAAGTGGCGACTTTACGACACACCTCCTTACAACTCTGAATCAAATATGAGCTTTAGAAATTGCTTAGAAG